The genomic segment GTGAGGTCGGCATGGTCTTCCAGCAGTTCAATCTGTTTCCGCATCTGACCGTGCTGCAGAACTGCATGCTGGCGCCGATGAAGGCGATCGGCGTCGGCAAGGCGGAAGCCGAGGAACGCGCACGCGGGCTGCTCGAGCGGGTCAAGATCCTGGAGCAGGCCGACAAATACCCGGTCCAGCTTTCCGGCGGCCAGCAGCAGCGCGTCGCCATTGCCCGCGCGCTCTGCATGCGGCCGAAAGTGATGCTGTTCGACGAGCCGACCTCGGCGCTCGACCCGGAGATGGTCAAGGAAGTGCTGGATACGATGATCGCGCTGGCCGACGAGGGCATGACGATGATCTGCGTCACCCACGAAATGGGCTTTGCCCGCCAGGTCGCCGATCGGGTGATCTTCATGGCCAGCGGCGCGATCGTCGAGGAAGCCCCGCCCGCCGAATTCTTCACCAACCCACAGCACGAGCGGACCCGGAAGTTTCTCGGAGAAATCCTGCGGAAATAAGCGGTCTCAAGGCCGATATCTCGTCAAATTCCGGAGCCGATCATGAAGCCATTGAAGATTGCAGTCATGGGAGCCGGCCTGATCGGCAGACGCCATGCCGAGCGGGTCATATCCGAGCCCGGAACCATTCTCTCCGCCGTGATCGATCCGTCTGCGGCCGGCCGCGACTTTGCCCGCAATGCCGGCATCCGATGCTACCCGTCGTTCCAGGCCATCCCCGGCGAGGACAGGCCCGACGGCGTCATCGTGGCAACGCCGAACCAGCTTCACGTCGAGAATGCCATGGAGCTTATCGCCGCCGGTATTCCTGTTCTGATCGAGAAACCGATCGCCGACGACGTCGACGCTGCCGCAGCGCTCGTTGCCGCCGGGGAGAAAGCAGGGATACCGCTGCTCGTCGGCCATCACCGGCGCCACAACCCGATGATCCAGACGGCCAAACAGATCGTCGACGGCGGCAGGCTTGGCCGGATCGTCACGGTGCACGGCACCTTCTGGGTCGCCAAGCCCGACGACTATTTCGACATCCCCTGGCGGCGGGAAGCCGGCGCCGGCCCGATCTTCGTCAACCTGATCCATGATGTCGACCTGTTCCGATTTCTGTTCGGCGAGGTCGAGGCCGTGCATGCGATGGAATCGCACGCCGTGCGCCACCACGCCGTCGAGGATACTTCAGTCGTCTCGTTGCGGTTTGCAAACGGCGTTCTTGCCACGCTGACCGGCAGCGACGCGGTGGCCGCACCCTGGAGCTGGGAGGCGACCACCGGCGAGAACCCTGCATTTCCCCGCTATGCCGGACATTGCTATCAGATCGGTGGCACGAAGGGGTCGCTCGGCATTCCCGATCTGACGCTTTGGACGAGCACGGCCGAGCCGGATTGGCTGGCGCCGCTTGCCGAGGAGCGCGTCGCCTGCGAAACCGCCGATCCGCTTTGCCGTCAGCTCAGCCATTTTTGCGATGTTATCCGTGGCGATGCCCCGCCTCTCGTGAGCGGGCGGGAGGGCCTTGCCACCCTCAGGGTCGTCGAAGCGATCAAGCGGTCGGCGCGCTCGGGGCAGATGATCCACCTCTCTGACGCCGGCGCCTCTGCCGATCCTGAGAAAGTCTAGCCACATGATCACCGGCACGACCAAACTCATTGCCCATCTCGGCTACCCCACCGAGTCCTTCAAGGCGCCGCTGATCTACAATCCGTATTTCGAGAAGAACGGCATCGACGCGGTCGTTGTGCCGATGGGCTGCAGGCCGGAGGATTATCCGGTGTTTTTGAAGCTCGTCTTCCGGCTCTCCAATATTCACGGCGCGCTCATCACCATGCCGCACAAGATTGCGACGATGGCGCTGCTCGACGAAACCTCGACCAACGCCAAAGTCGCAGGCTCGTGCAATGCGGTGCGCCTCGATTCGAACGGCAGGCTGATCGGCGACATGTTCGATGGGGAAGGCTTTGTGCGGGGCGTTCTGCGCAAGGGTAAAAAGGTCGAAGGCGCAAATGCGCTGGTTATTGGCGCCGGCGGCGTCGGCTCGGCGATCGCGGCATCCCTGGCGAAGGCGGGTGTCGCCCATCTCGCGCTCTTCGACGCCAACGAGACGACCGCGACCGCGCTGTTCGACCGGCTGAAGACACATTATCCGCATTTGCGGGTGACGATCGGCTCACTCGATCCGGCCGGTTTCGACATCGTCGTCAACGCGACACCGCTTGGAATGCGGCGGGGCGACCCTTTGCCGATCGACGTCGACCGCATCTCCCCCTCGACTTTCGTGGGCGAGGTGGTGTTGAGCAAGGAGATCACCCCTTTCCTGGAGGCCGCCCGGGCGCGGGGCTGCACCTTTCAGGTCGGCACGGATATGCTGTTCGAACAGATCCCCGCCTATCTCGAATTCTTCGATTTCCCGACAACGACGGCCGACAATCTGCGGGCAATCGCCAAGCTCGGTTGATGACTGGAGCTGGAGTTGGCCGGCGTTTCCCGCTTTGAGATCCAGGTCACGCCTGACCTTGATAAGTATAGCACCTAGTGCTACATAACATCATGGCCGCACGCATATACAAGACAGGTTGGTTTACCAAAGCGGCGCGCAAGGCACATATATCCGATTCCGAATTGCGCGAAGCTATCATGCAAGTGGCGGAGGGTAAGGCCGACGATCTGGGCGGCGGTGTTTTCAAAAAGCGTCTAAAAGACAACCGGCATCGTTCGATCGTTCTGGCGAATGCCGGGCGATTTTTGGGTGTTCGCCTATCTTTTCGCCAAGAAAGATCGCGCGAATATCGATGACGCGGAACTGGCGGCTTTTAAGGTGCTTGCTGGTTTGTACCGCAAGAAAACGGCCTCCGATATCGAAACCGAACTTCGAGCGGGCGCGCTCGTGGAGGTAGATAATGAAGACGAAGCGTAAATTCAAAAGCGATGCTTTCGAGGCGATCCACAGTTCAGTCGAAGCAATGTACAGTGCCGGCACGGTCGACAAGGAAACAATGCGCTCCTTCGATGAAACTTGCCTCGTTTCGCCCAGCGTACTCGATCCTGAAGAGATTAAGGCGTTACGGGAAACCAATCACGTCAGCCAACCGGTATTCGCACGATATCTCAATACCAGCGAATCCACGGTGCAGAAGTGGGAAAGCGGCGCCAAGCGGCCGAGCGGAATCGCGCTGAAGCTGCTTTCGATCGTACAGAAGCACGGCCTTCAGGTTCTGAGCTAAACCGCTCCAAGCCGCCTGATATTTCCTGCTAGCTCCTCGGCCAGCCGCAGCGAAGCGGCCGTTGCCATCGCCATTTGCGGCAGCAGCAGCCATTCGAGCGTCCAGGCAGCACCCGAGCGTTCCTGTTCGTGGACGAGGGACTGGTGGACGCCGGACAGCGCCGTCGCGTTGAAGCGGGCGAGCGTGACCAGGGTTTCGGCGGCGACCGGGTTCTGCTTGTGGGCCATCGCCGACGAGGTGCCGCCGCCTGCGATTTCGATCTCCTGGCCTGCCTGGGCAAGCAGGGCGATATCCTGGCCGATCTTGCCGAGGCTGCCGGAGATCGAGGCAAACAGGCCGGCGATATCGGCGATCGGCAGACGCCCGCTCTGCCATTGCCTGATATCGGTGAGGCCGAGTTCTTGGGCGAGCGAGGCGCGGATTGCCGGGCCATGTGCCCCGAGCTTGTCGAGCGTGCCGGCGGCGCCCCCGAACTGGACGGGAAAACTCTGCTCGGTCAGGCGGTCGCGATAGGTGATCAGCGGTGCGCGCCAGGCGTCAAGTCGGTCGGAGACGCTGATCGGGATCGCCGCCTGCATTCGGGTGTGAGCCATCAGCCGGCTACGGCCAAACTGGCGATCGAGACCATCGAGCGCTCCGGCAATCGTGGAAAGCCGGCCGGCAAACAGGAAGGTGATGGCCTTCATGCGGATCATCAGGCTGGTGTCGATCACATCCTGGCTGGTGGCGCCCAGATGCAGGCTTTTGGCCGCTTCCTCGCCGACTTCGGTGCGCAGTTGCTTGACGAGATCGGGGACGACGACGCCGTCCCTTGCCGTTGCCGATCGCAGGCTGGCGAGATCGGGGGAAAAGCCGGCGCAGGCCTCGGCGATCCGCCTTGCAGCTTCGGCAGGGATGAGGCCATGGGCGGCCTCGGCTTTGGCAAGTGCTGCCTCGAAGGAGAGCATGGCGCGAAGATCGGCCTCGGCGGAGAAATAGGGCGCGATTTCATCGTCGCCGAGCAGGCCGGAGAGGAAGGGGTGGTCGAAGGGCGATGCGGTCATGGATTGCTCGTTTGTGGTGGTGGCCCCCTCATCCGGCTGCCGCCACCTTCTCCCCGAGGGGAGAAGGGGTTTGGAGGCAGCGCCGGCGCCTATGGGCATGTCATCTCGTCTGGCACATCCCCTCTCCCCTCGGGGAGAGGGCAGGGTGAGGGGGCTCCTTGCACTGAACCTCAAGGACAAGCCGCTGGCCAGCCCCCTCAAATATCCAGAAACACCGTCTCGTTGGCACCCTGCAGATGGATGTCGAAATGGCAGGTCGCGCCGTCGCGGGTGGCGATCATCGTTGCGACGCGCTCGCGATGTTCGATGCGGGCAAGCAGCGGGTCGCCGGCATTGGCCTCGGCCTCCTCCGGGAAATACATGCGCGTATGCAGGCCGACATTGATGCCGCGGGCGACGATCCAGAGGGTGATATGCGGGGCCTGTCTGCGGCCGTCCTTGAAGGGGACGCGGCCCGGCTTGATGGTCTCG from the Rhizobium sp. CIAT894 genome contains:
- a CDS encoding DNA-binding transcriptional regulator, whose translation is MKTKRKFKSDAFEAIHSSVEAMYSAGTVDKETMRSFDETCLVSPSVLDPEEIKALRETNHVSQPVFARYLNTSESTVQKWESGAKRPSGIALKLLSIVQKHGLQVLS
- a CDS encoding amino acid ABC transporter ATP-binding protein — translated: MTRPVPPQRAEAMITMAHVEKWYGSFQALHDINMTVRSGERIVLCGPSGSGKSTLIRCINHLETYQKGQIRVGGILLSDQAKTIDAIRREVGMVFQQFNLFPHLTVLQNCMLAPMKAIGVGKAEAEERARGLLERVKILEQADKYPVQLSGGQQQRVAIARALCMRPKVMLFDEPTSALDPEMVKEVLDTMIALADEGMTMICVTHEMGFARQVADRVIFMASGAIVEEAPPAEFFTNPQHERTRKFLGEILRK
- a CDS encoding Gfo/Idh/MocA family oxidoreductase, with the protein product MKPLKIAVMGAGLIGRRHAERVISEPGTILSAVIDPSAAGRDFARNAGIRCYPSFQAIPGEDRPDGVIVATPNQLHVENAMELIAAGIPVLIEKPIADDVDAAAALVAAGEKAGIPLLVGHHRRHNPMIQTAKQIVDGGRLGRIVTVHGTFWVAKPDDYFDIPWRREAGAGPIFVNLIHDVDLFRFLFGEVEAVHAMESHAVRHHAVEDTSVVSLRFANGVLATLTGSDAVAAPWSWEATTGENPAFPRYAGHCYQIGGTKGSLGIPDLTLWTSTAEPDWLAPLAEERVACETADPLCRQLSHFCDVIRGDAPPLVSGREGLATLRVVEAIKRSARSGQMIHLSDAGASADPEKV
- a CDS encoding 3-carboxy-cis,cis-muconate cycloisomerase — protein: MTASPFDHPFLSGLLGDDEIAPYFSAEADLRAMLSFEAALAKAEAAHGLIPAEAARRIAEACAGFSPDLASLRSATARDGVVVPDLVKQLRTEVGEEAAKSLHLGATSQDVIDTSLMIRMKAITFLFAGRLSTIAGALDGLDRQFGRSRLMAHTRMQAAIPISVSDRLDAWRAPLITYRDRLTEQSFPVQFGGAAGTLDKLGAHGPAIRASLAQELGLTDIRQWQSGRLPIADIAGLFASISGSLGKIGQDIALLAQAGQEIEIAGGGTSSAMAHKQNPVAAETLVTLARFNATALSGVHQSLVHEQERSGAAWTLEWLLLPQMAMATAASLRLAEELAGNIRRLGAV
- a CDS encoding shikimate dehydrogenase codes for the protein MITGTTKLIAHLGYPTESFKAPLIYNPYFEKNGIDAVVVPMGCRPEDYPVFLKLVFRLSNIHGALITMPHKIATMALLDETSTNAKVAGSCNAVRLDSNGRLIGDMFDGEGFVRGVLRKGKKVEGANALVIGAGGVGSAIAASLAKAGVAHLALFDANETTATALFDRLKTHYPHLRVTIGSLDPAGFDIVVNATPLGMRRGDPLPIDVDRISPSTFVGEVVLSKEITPFLEAARARGCTFQVGTDMLFEQIPAYLEFFDFPTTTADNLRAIAKLG